The Oncorhynchus mykiss isolate Arlee chromosome 28, USDA_OmykA_1.1, whole genome shotgun sequence genome includes a window with the following:
- the nmur1b gene encoding neuromedin-U receptor 1 translates to MAQYNCSSLGLPATTPDQLGWNVSWALGNVSADDMEDMCLNRSQYLEKFLGFQRSPVFLPVCITFLIIFAVGVLGNVLTCAVIVRYKVMRTPTNYYLFSLAVSDLLVLVLGMPLELYEMWSNYPFLFGAGGCYFKTFLFETVCFASILNVTALSVERYIAVLHPLKVKHVATHAHAKRVILMLWVMSMVCAMPNTSLHGLAVLRPRFGRQFPESAVCMMVKPMWMYNLIIQVTTLVFFLMPMLTITVLYLRIGLQLRMEKGMQGVGIGQGFGPDRHCRHQQRARHRQVTKMLCVLVIVFGICWAPFHIDRLMWSFINSWTGHHHLVFEYVHVVSGVFFYLSSAVNPILYNLMSTRFREMFQQITCRSGLCGGDVRMLNARSTQMTLRSIVYEKPQHNGTPERITPDREEQNVYVNPHGQHVYGNTSPD, encoded by the exons ATGGCTCAGTATAACTGTTCCTCTCTGGGTCTGCCTGCCACCACTCCTGACCAGCTTGGTTGGAATGTGTCCTGGGCCCTGGGCAACGTCAGTGCTGATGACATGGAGGACATGTGCCTGAATCGGAGTCAGTACCTGGAGAAGTTTCTAGGCTTCCAGCGGTCGCCTGTTTTCCTGCCGGTTTGCATTACCTTCCTCATCATCTTCGCTGTGGGAGTGTTAGGTAACGTGCTCACCTGCGCCGTCATCGTGCGCTACAAGGTGATGCGGACGCCAACTAATTACTACCTGTTCAGTCTGGCCGTGTCCGACTTACTGGTCCTAGTCCTGGGTATGCCGTTGGAACTCTACGAGATGTGGAGCAACTACCCGTTCCTGTTTGGCGCTGGTGGCTGTTACTTCAAGACCTTCCTGTTTGAGACGGTCTGCTTTGCCTCCATTCTCAATGTAACGGCACTGAGCGTGGAGCGCTACATCGCCGTGTTACACCCGCTGAAAGTCAAGCACGTGGCCACGCACGCCCATGCCAAGCGTGTCATCCTGATGCTGTGGGTCATGTCCATGGTGTGCGCCATGCCAAACACCAGCCTCCACGGTTTGGCCGTGTTGAGGCCTCGATTTGGCCGCCAATTCCCAGAGTCGGCCGTCTGCATGATGGTCAAGCCCATGTGGATGTACAACCTGATTATTCAAGTGACCACGCTGGTCTTCTTCCTGATGCCTATGCTCACCATCACTGTGCTGTACCTGCGCATCGGCCTGCAGCTCAGGATGGAGAAGGGCATGCAGGGGGTCGGGATCGGGCAGGGTTTTGGTCCTGATCGCCACTGCAGGCACCAGCAGAGGGCGCGCCACAGACAAGTCACCAAGATGCTTT GCGTACTGGTGATTGTTTTTGGCATCTGCTGGGCTCCCTTCCACATTGACCGTCTCATGTGGAGCTTCATAAACTCCTGGACTGGCCACCACCACCTGGTCTTCGAGTACGTCCACGTCGTCTCCGGGGTCTTCTTCTACCTCAGCTCGGCGGTCAACCCCATCCTCTACAACCTCATGTCCACCCGCTTCCGGGAGATGTTCCAGCAGATCACGTGTCGCTCCGGCCTCTGTGGCGGCGACGTGCGCATGCTGAACGCCCGTAGCACCCAAATGACCCTACGTAGTATCGTCTATGAGAAGCCGCAACATAATGGGACCCCAGAGAGAATCACCccagacagagaggagcagaaTGTGTACGTAAACCCCCACGGCCAGCATGTATATGGCAATACAAGCCCTGATTAG